From a region of the Ktedonobacterales bacterium genome:
- a CDS encoding DUF6585 family protein: MASLTPEAQQLISKYRLGASTAVYQPNTVLKIIGFLFLAAFFAAWTLFTAAITNSPLLPNDLHLFDSSPLSTSEPIFQVVQILFPLVGLLGIVYSLWQIVKAIGNSGARAVVCTHGAALVTSRRADAFRWQDAITVTHNVKVSRSTHQSASGVTSTSTSVRHRYTVHCHDGRKILFDSALFGGKVQKLGETLQVEVARWNQGRGARP; encoded by the coding sequence ATGGCATCCCTGACCCCAGAAGCGCAACAGCTTATCAGCAAATATCGCCTTGGCGCCTCTACAGCGGTGTACCAACCGAACACTGTCTTGAAGATCATCGGATTCCTGTTCCTGGCGGCGTTTTTTGCCGCCTGGACCCTGTTCACCGCCGCTATCACCAACAGTCCCCTCCTTCCAAACGACCTCCACCTGTTTGATAGTTCGCCTCTGTCTACCTCCGAGCCGATCTTTCAGGTGGTCCAGATTCTTTTCCCGCTGGTTGGGCTGCTGGGGATAGTGTACAGCCTCTGGCAAATCGTGAAGGCCATCGGGAACAGTGGCGCCCGCGCGGTTGTTTGCACGCATGGCGCTGCTCTGGTCACATCCAGAAGGGCTGACGCCTTTCGTTGGCAGGACGCGATCACCGTGACCCACAACGTCAAAGTCAGCAGAAGCACCCACCAGTCTGCGTCTGGCGTCACGTCCACCTCAACCAGCGTGCGCCACAGGTACACGGTGCATTGCCATGACGGGAGAAAAATCCTCTTCGACAGCGCCCTCTTTGGTGGAAAAGTCCAGAAACTGGGCGAGACGTTGCAGGTCGAGGTGGCCCGCTGGAATCAGGGGAGAGGCGCGCGCCCATGA
- a CDS encoding HEAT repeat domain-containing protein has product MSLLSGLPNLEYLKNQAKALLKAFRAADPQARQRVEAHLPRFTQSAPTVRNIRNFALADALLVVAREAGFSSWPKLKAHIEAMGQEKPLERETSKPSEDMAAEGKKSAAQRPSVRELARQLADLAMQRDAVGLARRFSRMPLRDILAAREVVVEQGNHSALVETLLEGLLHASPRVRYDCTHTLDHMADDRCAEPLRRLLDDTVPRVRRMALHVLSCDACKLHPLQVEEDIVARVVAHALTDPSINVRRHATTALGNFCADPRVGLALEVLSAKETDPAILRHAYRALRRQKGVSEDRAT; this is encoded by the coding sequence ATGTCCCTGCTGTCTGGCTTGCCCAATCTGGAATACCTCAAGAACCAGGCGAAAGCCCTGCTCAAGGCGTTTCGCGCCGCTGATCCACAAGCGCGTCAGCGTGTCGAGGCGCATCTTCCTCGTTTCACTCAATCAGCGCCCACTGTTCGCAATATAAGGAACTTTGCGCTGGCCGATGCCCTGCTGGTCGTTGCGCGCGAGGCGGGCTTTTCAAGCTGGCCGAAGCTGAAAGCGCACATTGAGGCGATGGGCCAGGAGAAGCCGTTGGAGAGAGAGACAAGCAAGCCATCAGAGGATATGGCCGCCGAGGGTAAAAAGTCTGCTGCGCAGCGGCCATCTGTGCGCGAACTGGCGCGGCAGCTTGCTGATCTGGCGATGCAGCGAGATGCTGTGGGACTGGCGCGGCGCTTTTCGCGCATGCCGCTGCGAGATATTCTGGCGGCGCGCGAGGTGGTCGTGGAGCAAGGCAACCACTCGGCGCTGGTGGAGACGCTGCTGGAAGGGCTGCTCCACGCAAGTCCGAGGGTGCGCTACGATTGCACGCACACGCTGGACCATATGGCAGATGATCGCTGTGCCGAGCCGCTGCGTCGGCTGCTGGATGATACGGTACCGCGCGTGCGGCGTATGGCGCTGCATGTCCTCAGTTGTGACGCCTGCAAGTTACATCCCCTGCAAGTAGAAGAGGATATAGTTGCCCGCGTGGTGGCTCACGCGCTGACAGACCCAAGCATCAACGTCCGTCGCCATGCCACGACAGCCCTCGGTAACTTCTGCGCTGACCCGCGCGTGGGCCTGGCCCTGGAGGTTCTGAGCGCGAAGGAAACCGATCCGGCTATCCTACGGCACGCCTACCGGGCACTGCGCCGCCAAAAAGGTGTATCTGAGGATAGGGCTACTTGA
- the metG gene encoding methionine--tRNA ligase: protein MTNPTLDERHPPWYVTTAIPYVNAKPHIGFALEIILTDALARYHRLKGEDVRFLTGADENSLKNVQAAEKEGITTQALVDRNAAQYQALREPLNLSFDDFIRTSNDPRHLAGVRKLWQACTENADIYKRPYQGLYCVGCEQFYTPDELIDGLCPEHLTPPEVVEEENYFFRLSRYADRLYELIESDQLRIVPQTRKNEALSFIRQGLEDFSISRSRARAHDWGISVPGDPDQVMYVWFDALGNYITALGYASEAPLYQHYWAHNPQRVHVIGKGILRFHTIYWPAMLLSAGVLPPSEVFVHGYVTIEGAKISKSLGNVIDPVEFAGRYGTDALRYYLLREIRATDDGDFSLERFIRTHNVDLADQLGNLLNRVVNMVTRYYSGVVPAPGEPEEIDRRLISVAEELPERVDAALAQFAPHEALAAIWELVGAANKYVADVEPWTLAKQRKGPDSAAAEARLATSLYNLAEALRLIAHYCAPFIPATAEAIASQLGIALDTGSDWAQVSRWGGYLAGTSVQPGGVLFPKLELPVEV from the coding sequence ATGACCAACCCTACATTAGATGAGCGACACCCACCCTGGTATGTCACCACTGCCATACCCTACGTCAACGCAAAGCCCCATATCGGCTTCGCGCTGGAGATCATCCTGACCGACGCGCTGGCGCGCTATCACCGCCTCAAAGGCGAAGACGTGCGCTTCCTCACCGGCGCGGATGAGAACAGCCTGAAGAATGTCCAGGCGGCGGAAAAAGAAGGTATCACCACCCAGGCGCTGGTGGACCGCAACGCCGCGCAGTACCAGGCGCTGCGAGAACCGTTGAACCTGTCGTTCGATGATTTCATTCGCACCAGCAACGACCCGCGCCATCTGGCGGGCGTGCGCAAGCTCTGGCAGGCGTGCACAGAGAACGCTGACATCTACAAGCGCCCCTATCAAGGGCTTTACTGTGTCGGCTGCGAACAGTTCTACACCCCGGACGAACTCATTGACGGCCTCTGCCCGGAACATCTGACGCCGCCGGAAGTCGTCGAGGAGGAGAACTACTTCTTTCGCCTTTCGCGCTACGCTGACCGACTATACGAACTGATCGAATCCGACCAACTGCGCATCGTCCCCCAGACACGTAAGAACGAGGCGCTGAGCTTCATCCGCCAGGGTCTGGAAGACTTCAGCATCTCGCGTTCGCGGGCGCGCGCCCACGACTGGGGCATCTCTGTCCCCGGTGATCCAGATCAGGTGATGTACGTCTGGTTCGACGCGCTAGGCAACTACATTACCGCGCTGGGCTACGCCAGCGAAGCGCCGCTCTATCAGCATTACTGGGCACACAACCCGCAGCGAGTTCACGTCATCGGCAAGGGCATTTTGCGCTTCCATACCATCTATTGGCCGGCAATGCTCCTTTCAGCCGGAGTGCTGCCGCCCAGCGAAGTCTTCGTACATGGCTACGTCACTATCGAGGGCGCAAAGATCAGCAAATCGCTGGGCAACGTCATTGATCCAGTTGAGTTTGCCGGGCGCTATGGCACAGACGCGCTGCGCTACTACCTGCTGCGCGAGATTCGCGCCACTGACGACGGCGATTTCAGCCTGGAGCGATTCATTCGCACGCACAACGTCGATCTCGCCGATCAGCTAGGCAACCTGCTCAATCGGGTCGTCAATATGGTCACTCGCTACTACAGCGGCGTCGTGCCTGCGCCCGGCGAGCCGGAGGAAATTGATCGGCGGCTCATCAGCGTCGCCGAAGAACTGCCCGAACGGGTAGATGCCGCGCTGGCCCAGTTCGCCCCACATGAAGCCCTGGCCGCCATCTGGGAACTTGTGGGCGCGGCCAACAAATACGTTGCCGATGTCGAACCCTGGACACTGGCAAAGCAGCGCAAGGGGCCAGATAGCGCGGCAGCCGAAGCGCGGCTGGCGACCTCGTTGTACAACCTGGCCGAAGCCTTGCGCCTGATCGCGCACTACTGCGCGCCGTTCATTCCGGCCACCGCCGAAGCCATCGCCAGCCAGCTTGGCATCGCCCTGGACACCGGCAGCGATTGGGCGCAGGTCTCCCGTTGGGGCGGCTATCTGGCGGGGACCAGCGTCCAGCCCGGCGGCGTCCTGTTCCCCAAGCTGGAACTGCCCGTCGAGGTGTAG
- a CDS encoding GNAT family N-acetyltransferase: MYPYLTPGYIVRSPTMEDIPAILALLRVFDTAEMGEADPLTPDTIIGDWEELDPTQDAWMVLASDGLLCGYATLMDYGAGRFYGDGYVHPDHNRRGIGKTLVEEMERRAAAIIAAEPDGTRRVLVNNVVAESAAARDLLETRGYELTRVYFRMRIDLEGTRPAPAWPEGISVRTCDGSLEDIQRAYETVEEGFRDSWAHIPRSFEEWQRHMVRESFDASLWFLAQEGDKVAGAALCRRRDDGSGWIEQLAVLRPWRKRGLGLALLRHAFTVFDQREIRRVGLGVDGQSLTGAQRLYERAGMRVTARIACYEKELRPGRDLMDEL; the protein is encoded by the coding sequence ATGTATCCCTATTTAACTCCTGGCTACATCGTGCGCTCCCCGACGATGGAAGACATTCCGGCGATTCTGGCCCTCTTGCGGGTCTTCGACACTGCCGAGATGGGCGAAGCCGATCCCCTGACCCCCGACACCATTATTGGCGACTGGGAAGAACTGGACCCCACTCAGGATGCCTGGATGGTTCTGGCGTCGGATGGGCTGCTTTGCGGCTACGCTACTCTGATGGACTACGGCGCGGGCCGTTTCTATGGCGATGGCTATGTTCATCCTGACCACAACAGGCGAGGGATTGGGAAAACGCTGGTTGAGGAGATGGAGCGGCGGGCGGCGGCTATTATCGCGGCAGAGCCAGACGGGACACGCCGGGTGCTGGTCAACAATGTTGTTGCCGAGAGCGCCGCCGCGCGAGACTTGTTGGAGACGCGCGGCTATGAACTGACGCGAGTCTACTTCCGCATGCGGATCGATCTGGAAGGGACGCGGCCAGCCCCGGCGTGGCCGGAAGGCATCAGCGTGCGAACCTGTGACGGCAGCCTGGAGGATATTCAGCGAGCCTATGAAACCGTTGAGGAGGGCTTCAGGGACTCCTGGGCGCATATCCCCCGCAGCTTCGAGGAATGGCAGCGGCATATGGTCCGCGAATCCTTTGACGCTTCGCTGTGGTTTCTGGCGCAGGAGGGCGACAAGGTGGCGGGAGCGGCGCTCTGCCGGAGGCGCGACGATGGCTCTGGCTGGATCGAGCAGCTCGCGGTACTGCGTCCCTGGCGCAAGCGCGGCCTGGGGTTGGCGCTGCTGCGCCATGCCTTCACGGTTTTCGATCAGCGGGAAATTCGGCGCGTCGGGTTAGGGGTTGATGGGCAGAGTCTGACCGGTGCGCAGCGGCTCTATGAGCGGGCGGGGATGCGCGTCACGGCGCGCATTGCCTGCTATGAGAAGGAACTGCGTCCGGGAAGAGATCTCATGGACGAGTTGTAG
- a CDS encoding methyltransferase domain-containing protein, with product MAETIQDQWAQWLLQRRHGGDPEQQQTMLQRLFAVRDQVLQHADIAAGETMLDVGTGDGLIAFGGLPQVGEQGQVIFSDISQDLLDHSQALAGQMSVLDRCQFVRASADDLTPLADASVDVVTTRSVLIYVAAKQQAFHEFYRVLKPGGRISLFEPINRFAYPEPGNRFFGYNVTPVQGIADKVKAGYGLLIKNETEAYGPMMDFGEYDLFRFAEKAGFGEIHLHVQVDMKPMEPAKWDTFRQSAPNPLAPTLEEVLQAALTPAEAEQFANHLSPLVERGQGTTRMAVAYLWAIKGV from the coding sequence ATGGCTGAGACCATCCAGGACCAGTGGGCGCAATGGCTGCTGCAACGGCGGCATGGCGGCGACCCTGAGCAGCAGCAAACCATGCTGCAAAGATTGTTCGCTGTTCGAGACCAGGTACTCCAGCATGCCGACATTGCGGCGGGCGAAACGATGCTCGATGTCGGCACAGGCGACGGACTGATTGCCTTTGGCGGGCTGCCGCAGGTCGGCGAGCAAGGACAGGTTATTTTCAGCGATATTTCCCAGGATTTGCTCGATCACTCCCAGGCGCTGGCCGGGCAAATGAGTGTACTTGATCGCTGCCAGTTTGTTCGCGCCTCGGCGGATGATCTGACTCCGCTGGCAGATGCTTCGGTGGATGTCGTCACAACTCGTTCTGTCCTGATCTACGTCGCCGCCAAACAGCAAGCCTTCCACGAGTTCTACCGTGTCCTGAAGCCCGGTGGGCGCATCTCGCTTTTCGAGCCAATCAACCGCTTCGCCTATCCAGAGCCAGGGAACCGCTTCTTTGGGTACAACGTGACGCCTGTGCAGGGCATTGCCGACAAAGTGAAGGCCGGATATGGGCTGCTTATCAAAAACGAGACAGAGGCATATGGCCCGATGATGGACTTCGGCGAGTACGATCTGTTTCGCTTTGCCGAAAAAGCTGGTTTCGGCGAGATTCATCTGCACGTACAGGTGGATATGAAACCAATGGAACCAGCGAAGTGGGACACTTTTCGACAAAGCGCCCCCAATCCGCTGGCCCCAACGCTGGAAGAAGTGCTGCAAGCAGCATTGACACCCGCCGAGGCAGAACAATTTGCGAACCATCTCAGCCCACTCGTTGAGCGAGGACAGGGAACAACTCGCATGGCCGTCGCCTATCTGTGGGCGATCAAGGGCGTGTAG
- a CDS encoding VOC family protein, with translation MATSQMTPSISVITLGVNDLEQSLAFYRDGLGLPTSGMIGTEFKGDETHPSGAIVLFQLQHGVILALYPQTELAKDAKEPVGAASSTEFSIGHLVRGKEEVDTLLKQAEAAGATVTDEPHERPWGIYSGYFKDVDGHLWEIIWNPQMVPEER, from the coding sequence ATGGCAACCTCTCAGATGACCCCGAGCATTTCGGTGATTACCTTGGGAGTCAACGATCTAGAACAATCACTCGCTTTTTATCGTGATGGCCTGGGCTTGCCAACCAGTGGGATGATCGGCACTGAATTCAAAGGCGATGAAACGCATCCGTCAGGGGCAATCGTCCTGTTTCAACTCCAACATGGAGTCATTCTGGCGCTTTATCCCCAGACTGAATTAGCGAAAGATGCCAAAGAGCCTGTTGGAGCAGCAAGTTCCACCGAGTTCAGTATTGGGCATCTCGTGCGAGGCAAAGAAGAGGTCGATACTCTGCTGAAACAAGCAGAAGCTGCTGGGGCGACGGTAACTGACGAACCACATGAGCGACCCTGGGGTATCTACTCAGGGTATTTCAAAGATGTCGATGGGCATCTCTGGGAAATTATCTGGAACCCGCAGATGGTGCCAGAGGAGAGGTAA
- a CDS encoding response regulator, translated as MSKYPLSPIVVIDPDPLYQRQIAYLLQESFQCIPAATLSAAFQMILRYQPGLIILELDQPDGDAFSFIHYLQRDSALKAILIACVTTRASVADKVRAFRVGADDYIVKPVSTTLFHGQMLLLRRTGYIARNVSVR; from the coding sequence ATGTCCAAGTACCCCCTCTCACCCATCGTAGTAATTGACCCTGACCCGCTTTATCAACGGCAGATCGCGTATCTTCTTCAGGAGAGTTTTCAGTGTATTCCGGCGGCGACCCTGAGCGCAGCCTTTCAGATGATTCTGCGCTATCAGCCGGGCCTGATTATCCTGGAACTCGATCAGCCAGATGGTGATGCGTTCTCCTTCATCCACTATCTGCAACGGGATAGCGCGCTGAAAGCGATCCTGATTGCCTGTGTGACCACGCGCGCTTCTGTCGCCGACAAGGTGCGCGCCTTCCGGGTGGGTGCTGATGACTATATCGTCAAGCCAGTGTCAACCACGCTTTTCCACGGGCAGATGCTCCTGCTGCGCCGCACCGGATACATTGCGCGCAACGTTTCGGTGAGGTGA
- a CDS encoding response regulator has protein sequence MAASHGLPTVLIVEDNRDLLDLLLMALPRLGSFRVVGVSDGISGLEQFYALRPQCVVIDIKMPGLDGYQLVRALRGDPETAATPLIVLTALAQQKDQFAGLAAGADLYVIKPVTPQELVAAIQQAITFSEADRLQRMQALLEEELPES, from the coding sequence ATGGCTGCTTCGCACGGACTGCCCACTGTTCTCATTGTCGAGGATAATCGTGATCTGCTCGATCTCCTGCTCATGGCTCTGCCGCGCCTTGGATCGTTCAGGGTCGTTGGCGTCTCCGATGGCATATCAGGGCTGGAGCAGTTCTACGCGCTGCGCCCGCAGTGTGTGGTGATTGACATTAAGATGCCTGGACTGGATGGCTACCAACTGGTGCGGGCGCTGCGCGGCGACCCGGAGACGGCGGCTACTCCGCTCATTGTGCTGACGGCGCTGGCCCAGCAAAAGGACCAGTTTGCCGGGCTGGCGGCGGGCGCTGATCTGTATGTAATTAAGCCCGTTACTCCGCAGGAACTTGTGGCGGCGATTCAGCAAGCCATTACCTTCAGCGAAGCAGATCGGCTCCAGCGCATGCAGGCGCTGCTGGAAGAAGAACTGCCCGAATCATAA
- a CDS encoding HAMP domain-containing sensor histidine kinase, with the protein MKNLASRRFLPLSAAEFTVYQTYERQRRQRLLGAMLPLSTVVFGLTSVVFTLRLVFEDFGFTTPAWVLYGATLVITLFFLLGTIALRRGRTTLATMMMITTGSVGILFLVLFQVFVEEGLDPYTLSELMIFGCVIVLVGVLGNLWTVVGATLLVNILTVFMLYQAPRHAGLEAIIEEQLVSIIVAALILEWLIAAFLIANWLTYRQTLRTLGAAYERVYQAERLDELKDQFITHVNHELRTPIMALHGYVEYLREAQPQLSDAELALALEKASRTGSSLVALLSSILEVRRIDGKTDSYTPTAVPVREALDTALTLIDPRETHRGGQDIQVAIPEGIAIWGEPVRFQQILTNLLSNALKYSPPGSPVQVAARVLAQTGPGSRRRHGNRRARFLVEIRVRDFGLGIPPEQVPLLFNRFVRLPRDLASSVVGSGLGLYLCRVMTESMEGTIRVESSGVEGEGSTFVVRLPLSPAQVAHEPHPAASGSAAFS; encoded by the coding sequence ATGAAGAATCTCGCTTCGCGTCGGTTTCTCCCCCTTTCTGCCGCAGAGTTTACAGTCTACCAGACCTACGAGCGCCAGCGCCGCCAGCGCCTTTTAGGGGCTATGCTGCCTCTTTCGACGGTGGTATTTGGGCTTACCAGCGTTGTTTTCACTTTGCGGCTGGTCTTCGAGGATTTCGGGTTCACCACGCCAGCGTGGGTACTCTATGGCGCGACACTGGTGATAACGCTTTTCTTTCTTTTGGGGACAATAGCCTTGCGGCGGGGGCGAACGACGCTTGCTACCATGATGATGATCACGACAGGTAGTGTGGGGATTCTCTTCCTTGTTCTGTTTCAGGTGTTTGTCGAGGAGGGTTTAGACCCCTATACCTTGAGTGAGTTGATGATCTTTGGGTGTGTGATTGTCCTTGTCGGAGTGCTGGGCAACCTGTGGACGGTAGTGGGAGCGACGCTGCTGGTCAACATTTTGACGGTGTTCATGCTTTACCAGGCGCCGCGCCACGCGGGGCTGGAAGCGATCATCGAAGAGCAACTCGTGAGCATCATCGTGGCCGCGCTCATCCTTGAATGGTTGATTGCGGCGTTCTTGATTGCAAACTGGCTGACGTATCGCCAGACGCTGCGAACACTGGGCGCGGCTTACGAACGGGTCTATCAAGCCGAGCGGCTGGATGAACTGAAAGATCAATTTATTACGCATGTCAATCATGAACTGCGCACGCCGATCATGGCGCTTCACGGCTATGTGGAATATCTGCGGGAGGCGCAGCCGCAGTTGTCGGATGCGGAACTGGCGCTGGCCCTGGAAAAGGCTAGCCGCACAGGTTCTTCGCTGGTCGCGCTGCTGTCCAGTATTCTGGAGGTGCGCCGGATTGATGGCAAAACCGATTCATACACACCAACGGCAGTGCCGGTACGCGAGGCTCTGGACACGGCCCTGACGCTGATTGACCCGCGCGAGACGCATCGTGGGGGGCAGGATATACAGGTGGCGATTCCAGAAGGGATCGCTATCTGGGGGGAGCCGGTGCGCTTCCAGCAGATATTGACGAACTTACTCTCTAACGCGCTCAAGTATTCGCCGCCAGGGTCGCCGGTCCAGGTAGCGGCGCGGGTTCTGGCTCAGACCGGGCCTGGCTCGCGTCGGCGGCATGGGAACAGGCGCGCGCGATTTCTGGTGGAGATTCGGGTGCGCGACTTCGGCCTGGGGATTCCACCAGAGCAAGTTCCACTGCTTTTCAATCGGTTTGTGCGCTTGCCGCGTGACCTGGCTTCGTCAGTAGTCGGCAGCGGGCTGGGGTTGTATCTGTGCCGGGTGATGACTGAGAGCATGGAGGGGACTATCCGGGTAGAGAGCAGCGGTGTGGAGGGTGAAGGCTCGACTTTCGTTGTCCGTTTGCCGCTTTCGCCAGCGCAAGTGGCGCACGAACCCCACCCAGCGGCGTCGGGTTCAGCGGCCTTTTCCTGA
- the pdhA gene encoding pyruvate dehydrogenase (acetyl-transferring) E1 component subunit alpha, with product MVTTYSQETAFQILDPEGKIVGPVPDLSNERLLAMFRWMWLARKLSDKIIALQRQGRATTFGSLVGQEASAIGLAAPLRPEDWLVTSYREIASHLVKGVPLATKIFSFRGCTHPSYPVETHCLPIQIVIGTQLLHAVGIAMAAKIKGDPIVAVGACGDGATSEGDFNEALNWAGVYKAPVVLVVQNNGWAISVPRHKQTAAPTIAARGAGFGVPSRLVDGNDVLAVYSAMSESVDRARAGDGPTLIELLTYRIGAHTTADDPTRYRDPAEIEVWKAKDPIARFKRYLVGRKLMDDKKESALVEEVEAEINAAVDEAEAMPLPSPEEMFNWAYAKPFPRLEEERAMLQHYLAK from the coding sequence GTGGTCACAACCTATTCACAGGAAACCGCTTTCCAAATCCTTGACCCTGAAGGGAAGATTGTTGGCCCTGTTCCCGATCTTTCCAATGAGCGATTGCTGGCTATGTTCCGCTGGATGTGGCTGGCGCGCAAGCTTTCCGATAAGATTATCGCGCTTCAGCGCCAGGGCCGGGCGACGACGTTTGGCTCGCTCGTCGGGCAGGAAGCGTCAGCCATTGGGCTGGCTGCGCCGCTGCGGCCAGAGGACTGGCTGGTTACATCGTATCGAGAGATTGCTTCGCATCTGGTGAAGGGCGTGCCGCTTGCCACGAAGATTTTTTCTTTCCGGGGCTGCACGCATCCGAGCTATCCGGTTGAGACGCACTGCCTGCCCATCCAGATCGTTATCGGTACGCAGCTCTTGCATGCCGTGGGGATTGCGATGGCCGCCAAAATCAAGGGCGATCCCATCGTGGCGGTTGGCGCGTGCGGCGATGGCGCAACCTCGGAGGGCGATTTCAACGAGGCGCTGAACTGGGCAGGCGTGTATAAAGCGCCGGTGGTGCTGGTGGTGCAAAATAACGGTTGGGCTATCAGCGTGCCACGCCACAAGCAGACCGCCGCTCCAACTATCGCGGCGCGCGGCGCTGGCTTTGGTGTGCCGTCGCGTCTGGTGGATGGTAACGATGTTCTGGCGGTCTACAGCGCGATGAGCGAGTCTGTTGACCGCGCCCGCGCAGGCGACGGCCCGACGCTGATCGAACTGCTGACCTATCGCATCGGTGCGCATACGACTGCCGATGATCCGACGCGCTACCGCGATCCCGCCGAGATCGAAGTCTGGAAGGCGAAAGACCCCATCGCGCGCTTCAAACGCTATCTGGTCGGGCGCAAGCTGATGGATGACAAGAAGGAGAGCGCGCTGGTGGAAGAGGTCGAAGCGGAGATTAACGCTGCGGTTGACGAGGCCGAGGCGATGCCTTTGCCCTCGCCCGAAGAGATGTTCAACTGGGCGTATGCCAAGCCCTTCCCGCGCCTGGAAGAAGAGCGCGCTATGCTACAGCATTATCTGGCGAAGTAA
- a CDS encoding alpha-ketoacid dehydrogenase subunit beta: protein MQSTMVEALNQALALELERDERVVLLGQDIGPNGGVFRVTDQLQKRFGERRVFDTPLSESAIIGSSVGMAAYGLRPVAEIQFAGFLFLSMSQLVTQAARMRFRSAGAFGCPLVVRSPFGGGVRTPELHPDSLEGVFLQTPGIKVVLPSSPYDAKGLLASAIDDPDPVIFLEHMKLYRSFRQEVPEERYTLPLGQANVVREGSDASVIAYGAMVTVALEAAKQIEERSGKSVEVIDLRTIWPLDEATITASVEKTGRAVIVHEAPRAGGIGAELTAIINERCLYSLLKPVERVTGYDVPYPVPGHEDFYVPNVARVTDALERALAD, encoded by the coding sequence ATGCAATCAACAATGGTTGAGGCGCTGAATCAGGCGCTGGCGCTCGAACTGGAGCGCGATGAGCGGGTGGTCCTGCTGGGACAGGATATTGGCCCAAACGGTGGCGTCTTTCGCGTCACCGATCAGTTGCAAAAGCGTTTTGGCGAGCGGCGCGTCTTTGATACGCCGCTTTCGGAATCGGCAATCATCGGCAGTTCGGTGGGCATGGCGGCCTATGGCCTGCGCCCGGTGGCCGAGATTCAATTTGCCGGTTTCCTCTTCCTGAGCATGAGCCAGCTTGTGACCCAGGCGGCGCGCATGCGCTTTCGCAGCGCGGGCGCGTTTGGCTGTCCGCTGGTTGTGCGCTCGCCCTTTGGCGGGGGCGTGCGCACACCGGAACTGCACCCGGACAGCCTGGAAGGCGTGTTCTTGCAGACGCCAGGGATCAAGGTCGTGCTGCCCTCCAGTCCCTATGATGCCAAGGGGCTGCTGGCCTCGGCCATAGACGATCCTGATCCGGTCATCTTTCTGGAGCATATGAAGCTGTATCGCTCCTTCCGCCAGGAGGTGCCCGAAGAACGCTACACGCTTCCGCTGGGTCAGGCGAATGTGGTGCGCGAGGGCAGTGACGCTTCGGTGATTGCCTATGGCGCGATGGTGACGGTGGCGCTGGAAGCGGCAAAGCAGATTGAAGAGCGCAGCGGCAAGAGTGTTGAGGTGATTGATCTGCGCACGATCTGGCCGCTGGACGAGGCGACGATTACGGCTTCTGTCGAGAAGACAGGGCGGGCTGTTATCGTCCACGAAGCGCCGCGCGCGGGCGGTATCGGCGCGGAACTGACGGCGATCATTAACGAGCGTTGCCTGTATTCGCTGCTCAAGCCGGTTGAGCGCGTGACAGGCTACGACGTACCTTATCCTGTGCCTGGGCATGAAGATTTCTATGTCCCGAACGTTGCGCGTGTCACCGATGCGCTGGAGCGGGCGCTGGCCGACTGA